From the genome of Hymenobacter sp. PAMC 26628, one region includes:
- the mutL gene encoding DNA mismatch repair endonuclease MutL, with protein MPDIIRLLPEYLANQIAAGEVVQRPASVVKELLENAVDAGATQVQLIVKEAGKQLVQVVDNGTGMSPTDARMSLERHATSKIRSTEDLFRIRTLGFRGEALASIAAVAQVEIRTKQPAQETGSLLLVEGSQVTSQQPTACPDGTSIAVKNLFFNVPARRNFLKSNAVEMRHVLDEFQHVALANPQVGFSLFQNDLEVFGLPAGKLSQRIVQLLGNGYKEQLANCEEVTPFIAVRGYVGKPESAKKSRGDQFFFVNNRFIRSAYLNHAVLAAYEGLLPRDAHPFYVLFLELDPKAIDINVHPTKTEIKFEDEKTVYAVVRSAVKQSLGLHNIAPSLDFDGDVNFAPIRPLRAGKPAAGASRWLRPEDNLPAATPSNRDDFEVGPRLAGAPTARPTAAGFANFAPDTRTDGFARQAPSRPTEQARRDLEAFYRELGQPVRTADDLPAEEHAAAAVPAAPEGAPGALPLAFPEEDAGLGAPAPGARPLPAREGGGPGHRAVQVQQRYVLVPVKSGVLLIDQEAARERILYEQYAQGLERADGASQTLLFPRTVSFSPADFAVLLELTEPLHTLGFRFVEFGPHTIAVEAVPAGMPAQGEKELLESLIEQFRTAAGPLRLDRHEALARALARRVASSTAAARLPDAELNALADRLFACQVPGYTPDGRKTLVLLDAAQLAAFFRS; from the coding sequence ATGCCCGACATCATTCGCTTGCTTCCCGAGTACCTCGCCAACCAGATTGCGGCCGGCGAAGTGGTGCAGCGCCCCGCCTCGGTGGTGAAGGAGCTGCTGGAAAACGCCGTGGATGCCGGCGCTACCCAGGTGCAACTCATTGTGAAAGAGGCCGGCAAGCAGCTGGTGCAAGTGGTGGACAACGGCACGGGCATGAGCCCCACCGACGCCCGCATGAGCCTGGAGCGCCACGCCACCAGCAAAATCCGCAGCACCGAAGACCTGTTCCGCATCCGCACGCTGGGCTTCCGGGGCGAGGCCTTGGCCAGCATCGCGGCCGTGGCCCAGGTCGAAATCCGCACCAAGCAGCCCGCGCAGGAAACCGGCTCGCTGCTGCTCGTGGAGGGCTCGCAGGTGACCAGCCAGCAGCCCACGGCCTGCCCCGACGGCACGAGCATCGCCGTGAAAAACCTGTTTTTCAACGTGCCCGCCCGCCGCAACTTCCTCAAGAGCAACGCCGTGGAGATGCGTCACGTGCTCGACGAGTTCCAACACGTGGCCCTGGCCAACCCGCAGGTGGGCTTCTCGCTGTTTCAGAACGACTTGGAGGTGTTTGGGTTGCCGGCCGGCAAGCTCAGCCAGCGCATTGTGCAGCTGCTGGGCAACGGCTATAAGGAGCAGCTGGCCAACTGCGAGGAGGTGACGCCCTTCATCGCCGTGCGCGGCTACGTGGGCAAGCCCGAGTCGGCCAAGAAGAGCCGGGGCGACCAGTTTTTCTTCGTCAACAACCGCTTCATCCGCTCGGCCTACCTCAACCACGCCGTGCTGGCGGCCTACGAGGGCCTGCTCCCGCGCGACGCGCACCCGTTCTACGTGCTGTTTCTGGAGCTGGACCCCAAGGCCATCGACATCAACGTGCACCCGACCAAGACGGAAATCAAGTTCGAGGACGAGAAAACGGTGTACGCCGTGGTGCGCTCGGCCGTGAAGCAGAGCCTGGGCCTGCACAACATCGCGCCCTCGCTAGACTTCGACGGCGACGTGAACTTTGCGCCCATCCGGCCGCTGCGGGCTGGTAAGCCGGCCGCCGGCGCTTCGCGCTGGCTACGCCCCGAGGACAACCTGCCCGCCGCGACGCCCTCTAACCGCGACGACTTTGAGGTGGGGCCCCGGCTGGCCGGGGCCCCCACCGCCCGGCCCACGGCGGCTGGTTTCGCCAATTTCGCCCCCGACACCCGCACCGACGGCTTTGCCCGCCAAGCTCCGTCGCGCCCCACGGAGCAGGCCCGTCGCGACCTTGAAGCCTTCTACCGCGAGCTGGGCCAGCCCGTGCGCACGGCCGACGACTTGCCCGCGGAGGAGCATGCCGCGGCTGCGGTGCCGGCGGCGCCCGAAGGGGCCCCGGGGGCCCTGCCGTTAGCTTTTCCTGAGGAAGACGCGGGCTTGGGGGCCCCGGCGCCCGGCGCCCGGCCGCTGCCGGCGCGCGAGGGTGGGGGCCCCGGCCACCGCGCCGTGCAGGTGCAGCAGCGCTACGTGCTGGTGCCGGTGAAGTCGGGCGTGCTGCTGATTGACCAGGAAGCGGCCCGCGAGCGGATTCTGTACGAGCAGTACGCGCAGGGCCTGGAGCGCGCCGATGGCGCGTCGCAGACGCTGCTGTTTCCGCGCACGGTGAGCTTTTCGCCGGCCGATTTTGCGGTACTGCTGGAGCTCACCGAGCCGCTGCACACGCTGGGCTTCCGCTTCGTCGAGTTTGGGCCCCACACCATTGCCGTGGAGGCCGTGCCCGCCGGCATGCCCGCCCAGGGCGAAAAGGAACTGCTCGAAAGCCTGATCGAGCAGTTTCGCACCGCCGCTGGGCCCCTGCGCCTCGACCGCCACGAGGCCCTGGCGCGGGCCCTGGCCCGGCGCGTGGCCAGCAGCACCGCCGCCGCCCGCCTGCCCGACGCCGAGCTTAACGCCCTGGCCGACCGCCTGTTTGCCTGCCAGGTGCCCGGCTACACCCCCGACGGCCGCAAAACCCTGGTGCTGCTCGACGCCGCCCAGTTGGCCGCTTTTTTTCGCTCCTAA
- a CDS encoding rhomboid family intramembrane serine protease: MFNLTPTVRNLLIANVLLLVISTNLLPQIIQYGALFPVGSFFFQPWQFLTYMFLHAGWGHLIGNMFGLISFGPLLEQRWGGPRFLFFWLICGFGSGLLYEGVRAYELRPLTELRRDLIQNPTGGDFAELVRTARGSGPYAADEMALADALVRSPNDPTLRATVAQETQKLYQTVLASPMLGASGALFGVLFAFAYLFPNTELMLLFFPFPIKAKYFVFLYAVYELYNGVHRTPGDNVAHYAHLGGLLIGFLVVHYWERSRERFY; the protein is encoded by the coding sequence ATGTTCAACCTCACGCCCACCGTTCGCAACCTGCTCATTGCGAATGTCTTGTTGCTCGTTATTAGCACCAACCTGCTGCCGCAAATTATTCAGTACGGGGCCCTGTTTCCGGTGGGCTCGTTCTTCTTCCAGCCCTGGCAGTTCCTCACGTACATGTTTTTGCACGCCGGCTGGGGCCACTTGATTGGCAACATGTTCGGCCTCATCTCCTTCGGGCCCCTGCTGGAGCAGCGCTGGGGCGGGCCGCGGTTCCTGTTTTTCTGGCTGATTTGCGGCTTTGGCTCCGGCTTGCTCTACGAGGGCGTGCGCGCCTACGAGTTGCGGCCCCTGACGGAACTGCGGCGCGACCTCATCCAAAACCCCACCGGCGGCGACTTTGCTGAACTCGTGCGCACCGCCCGCGGCAGCGGCCCCTACGCGGCCGACGAAATGGCCCTGGCCGACGCTTTGGTGCGCAGCCCCAACGACCCCACGCTACGCGCGACCGTGGCGCAGGAAACCCAGAAGCTCTACCAAACCGTGCTGGCCTCGCCCATGCTCGGGGCCTCGGGGGCCCTGTTCGGGGTGCTGTTCGCGTTTGCCTACTTGTTCCCGAACACCGAACTGATGTTGCTCTTTTTTCCGTTTCCCATCAAAGCTAAGTACTTCGTGTTCCTCTACGCGGTGTACGAGCTCTACAACGGCGTGCACCGCACCCCCGGCGACAACGTAGCTCACTACGCCCACCTTGGGGGCCTGCTCATCGGCTTTTTGGTGGTACATTACTGGGAACGCAGCCGCGAGCGGTTTTACTAA
- a CDS encoding rhomboid family intramembrane serine protease, with protein sequence MSVFQDIRTAFDRRDNALNQLLLLNVLVFAALIVLHAGLTIGGVGNYYEPVLRQFALSSSLPVLARHPWTVLTYAFTHEGFFHILFNLLNLYWFGQLIREYLGNRRLVSLYVLGALAGGLVFLLSYNFLPAFQPGLGASVVGASASVTAIIVAAATLLPDFTFMLILLGPVKIKWIAVAVVLISLAGINGGNPGGEITHLGGALLGFVFVKQLKAGRDLGRPIQAIGDWVGNLFSRRPTMSVTTRRPEPVTTAARGARPAAAPGQPHPDEVDSILEKISRSGYESLSKDEKQKLFRASQQ encoded by the coding sequence ATGAGCGTTTTTCAAGATATCCGCACCGCCTTCGACCGGCGCGACAATGCCCTGAACCAGCTGCTACTGCTGAACGTGCTGGTGTTCGCGGCCCTCATCGTCCTGCACGCCGGCCTCACCATCGGCGGCGTGGGCAACTACTACGAGCCCGTGCTGCGGCAGTTTGCGCTGTCCTCGTCGCTGCCCGTGCTGGCCCGCCACCCCTGGACGGTGCTCACCTACGCCTTCACCCACGAGGGCTTCTTCCACATCTTGTTCAACCTGCTGAACCTCTACTGGTTCGGGCAGCTCATCCGCGAATACCTGGGCAACCGCCGGCTGGTGAGCCTCTACGTGCTGGGGGCCCTGGCGGGGGGGCTGGTGTTCCTGCTGAGCTACAATTTTTTGCCCGCGTTCCAGCCGGGGCTGGGCGCTTCGGTGGTGGGCGCCTCGGCTTCGGTCACGGCCATCATCGTGGCGGCGGCCACGCTGCTGCCCGACTTCACGTTCATGCTGATTCTGCTGGGGCCGGTCAAAATCAAGTGGATAGCGGTGGCCGTGGTGCTCATCTCGCTGGCCGGCATCAACGGCGGTAACCCCGGTGGCGAAATCACTCACCTCGGCGGGGCCCTGCTGGGCTTCGTGTTCGTCAAGCAGCTCAAGGCCGGCCGCGACCTGGGCCGCCCCATCCAGGCCATCGGCGACTGGGTGGGCAACTTGTTCAGCCGCCGGCCCACCATGAGCGTTACTACCCGCCGCCCCGAGCCCGTAACGACCGCCGCCCGCGGGGCCCGCCCCGCCGCCGCCCCCGGCCAGCCTCACCCCGACGAGGTAGATTCTATCCTGGAAAAAATCTCCCGCTCCGGCTACGAAAGCTTATCCAAAGACGAGAAGCAGAAGCTCTTCCGCGCCAGCCAGCAGTAG
- the mdh gene encoding malate dehydrogenase, translating to MKVTVVGAGNVGATCADVLATREIANEVVLVDIKEGIAEGKALDIWQKAPIIGYDSRTVGVTNDYARTAGSEVVVITSGLPRKPGMSRDDLIATNAGIVKSVTEQVVAHSPNAIIIVVSNPLDVMTYQAHLTAKLPREKVFGMAGILDTARYRAFLAAELNVSPKDIQAVLMGGHGDTMVPLPRYTTVGGIPVTELISKEKLDAIVQRTAVGGGELVKLMGTSAWYAPGAAAAQMVEAIVRDQRRVFPVCLELQGEYGINGVYLGAPVILGKNGVERVIELQLNDEEKALLETSRGHVKEVMDALDKMGQPAA from the coding sequence ATGAAAGTTACCGTTGTCGGCGCCGGCAACGTCGGCGCTACTTGCGCCGACGTGCTCGCCACCCGTGAAATTGCCAACGAAGTTGTTTTGGTGGACATCAAAGAAGGCATTGCCGAAGGCAAAGCCCTGGACATCTGGCAGAAAGCGCCGATCATCGGCTACGACTCACGCACCGTGGGCGTCACCAACGACTACGCTCGCACCGCCGGCTCGGAGGTGGTGGTCATCACCTCGGGCCTGCCCCGCAAGCCCGGCATGAGCCGCGACGACCTGATTGCCACCAACGCTGGCATCGTGAAATCGGTGACCGAGCAGGTGGTGGCACACTCGCCCAACGCCATCATCATCGTCGTCAGCAACCCGCTCGACGTGATGACCTACCAGGCCCACCTCACCGCCAAGCTGCCCCGCGAAAAGGTGTTCGGCATGGCCGGCATTCTGGACACGGCCCGCTACCGCGCCTTCCTGGCCGCGGAATTGAACGTGAGCCCGAAAGACATCCAGGCCGTACTCATGGGCGGCCACGGCGACACCATGGTGCCCCTGCCCCGCTACACCACCGTGGGCGGCATCCCGGTTACGGAGCTGATATCCAAGGAGAAGCTCGACGCCATCGTGCAGCGCACCGCTGTGGGCGGCGGCGAGCTGGTGAAGCTCATGGGCACTTCGGCCTGGTACGCGCCCGGCGCGGCCGCCGCCCAAATGGTGGAGGCCATCGTGCGCGACCAGCGCCGCGTGTTCCCGGTGTGCCTGGAGCTGCAAGGCGAGTACGGCATTAACGGCGTGTACCTGGGGGCCCCGGTCATCCTGGGCAAGAACGGCGTGGAGCGCGTGATTGAGCTCCAGCTCAACGACGAGGAAAAAGCCCTGCTCGAAACCTCGCGCGGCCACGTGAAGGAAGTAATGGACGCGCTGGACAAGATGGGCCAGCCGGCGGCGTAG